The window attttttaaaagatctccaGGTAATCTTGACGAGCAGCACTGTAGTGTAGTCCACTGTACTGTAGTGCCTTCTTATCTTGTAGAGCTATTGTGAGGATCAGCACCAATGTCCGTAGAGGCCCTGACACAATTCCCTAAGCTGATATTTGATAGAGCCTTCCATAACTGATTGCTAAATTGTCTTCATAATTTTTCAGTAGCTTCTTTCAATAGGAAACATTTCTTTGCTACTATAGGAATTTGCAGCACCACCAACAGATGCCCCTGATAAAGGATATGTTGGTAAGTTAAAtggttttgtaattttaatacaaatacttttaacacatttaataatttttagttaaGTCCTAGTTAAGTTGATGTAAAGAAAATTATTCCTAATATTcggaaatatttaggaataaaacaaATTCCTCAAAAGTTTTCCGTGTTAGTAAAAGATACCATAATAGAAAGATATAGAATTTCATAAATTTAACCTTTATCAAACTTGTTTGCTCAatttttgtttatacattcatatGTTACTAACCAAGAAAATAgaattttggctgggtgtggtgactcacacctataatgccaggattttgggaggccaagacagcaggatcgcttcagcccagcagttcaagaccagcctgggaaacaaaggagaccccgtctctacaaaaaaaaaccaagttagctgggtgtgccAGTGCACACCTgtgtcccaactacttgggaggctgaagcaggaggattgcttgagcctgggaggttgaggctacaatgaactataattgtgtcactgcattcaagcctgagtgacagagtgaaaccctgtttcaaaagaaaaaaaaaaatagaatggaattttttttagtCAAAGAGCTGTCATTGCACACCTTTTGTTTCCATAAAGATTCTTTGCTTTATACaactgctatttttttcttgccttggaACCATCTGTTCTTTATGGTAGGAACCAacgttttttttaaatgagaaaaacagatgTTAGCAGAGGGGCTATATCTTCAGTTACAGATTGAGGTATTTTGAAAGATATCAGGAAAACTTGTAAAGGATTTAGGAGAATTGAGgtctaaaatagattttttaaaaaggcatatgggggaaaaatgtcagaaaaatagaaatttcatGGCTGGGAGTCTTAGAGAGACCAAACAGAATATAACTATAATGTTACAATGTATTCTACTCAGAAGAGCCTGTCCATGGCCACAGTTGCCTTTACTGTGGATTGATAATACCTTTAACACTTCAATAATccataaattaaaaagtttaggccgggcatggtggctcacacctgtaacctcagcactttgggaggctgaggtgggtggatcacgaggtcaggtgatcgagaccatcttggccaatatggtaaaaccctgtctactaaaatacagaaaattagccgggcgtggtggtgtgtgcctgtaatcccagctacttgggaggctgaggcaaggaaatctcttgaacctgggagatggaggttgcagtaggctgagattgcaccattgcactccagcctagcaacagagcaagactccatctcaaaaaaaaaaaaaaaaaaaaaaaaaaggtttagttCATAGCTGCAGAGTGTTTCTTTCAGTTCCTAATGTGGATCTACCACCCCTGTGTTCATCGAGATTCCGGTCTGGACCTCCTGGAGAAGAGGCCCAAGTGGCTAGCCAGTTCATTGCAGATGTCATTGAAAAGTAAGAGCaccatgataaaattttattacaattCATTTTCAGATAGTTTTTGGCTTTTCATTTACTTTGCTCTTTGTCATTAAATCAAGTTCACAGATAATTCAGAAAGAGGACTTATGCATTTCTCCAGGAAAGGTAAGAGGAATAGAGAAGCTATAAGTTCTTATTAATtctgaagggatttttttttgtgggggaaagTGAACAAGGAAATTAAAACCACCAATCAAAGTAGCTTTAAATATGGATGTCTTACAGATTTTGGAGATTCAGTAATTTCTTACTCTATAATTCTCTAAATGAACCATATTGTTTATAAAAAAACAAGTTTGACTAACTTACTGCCTGTCTGGGAGCTACCTTTTAAACTGAagtaatttttttcccccttaacttTTAAAGTTCAATCATTTTTTATTCCTTATAGCAGATTATAACATTAATCATGTTAACATATGTTTATGTTATGGTGAATCCACACAGTAGATTCCAAAGtctatttgaaaatgtaaaactagGTTGATTAGAACCTAGAGAGGCTTTCCTACTAGATCATATAAACTGATACGTTAGCACTGTAAAACTTAAACATTTCATGTATTATGAGAAAGTGCATTTTGAATTTTAGCTAGGGCTTTCAAAACCATCTCCCTTATCTGTAACCTCCCAATGAGAATGGAAATTCCTTCTACATCTGTAGCTCCATTAAGGGAAATGGACATGTTTGTCATTTGTCAGCATGGCAATCAAAAGCCAGCTTTCACCAAACCTATCCACTTTCTTCTGGTTTTCTATAGAACTTTAAAAAGGTGAAGCATTTTCTTAACGTTTTTGAGCCTTGAAGGTTATCTTGCTTGTTTAACCAAGGGTTCTGTGGTTCTTAAGTCTAAGCGAATAGCATGTTCTACCCATTAGAAgactttaatttccttttgtgTTAATTCTATTTTAGCTTGTCTGGGTTCTATACTGTGATCTCATTTGCCTCGACTACGATGGAAACATTTTGGATGCCTGCACATTTGCTTTGTTAGCGGCTTTAAAAAATGGTAAGCAGCCTTACAAAAAAGGCAATATTCCCACTCATGGGTTAGAATGTTCTGTTTTGTGAAACTTTTAATGTACATTTGCTTTCATATGCTTCCAAATTAATGAATGTAATGCTGACATGACTTTCCAAATATAGTTGATAGTTGTATATTCTCTAACTGAATGCTCTTTAGAGTGCTGCTTTGACTGTACCCATCTACTTAAGTTAGGACTTCAGTCCTTTCCAAAATAGTGTTAATATTGGTGGGAGAAGGAGACAAGAGTTGTAACTTCTGGCTAGGTGATTGGTGAAGATCTGCCAGTATGCTCATAGTTATTTATGTGATATTGCCAAAAGAAGTAGAATGGATTCTGTTGTTTTTACTGTGAGGCCATAGTAATAGGGAAGTTTCTTAGCAAGGAGTCTAGGTTGACTGATTAGTTACAGATTTCAATAACTTATGCATATTCCCTATCATTGATGAATGATGAATTGGTAGGAACAAATAATTGGAGGTGGAATATAAAGTTAGCACAGTAATATTATAGTAGAGTGGTTAAGTGAATTGAAGGTAGAAAATGAAGTTAGCAAAATATTATAATAGAGTGGTTAAAGTAGATTCCTGGCTGTCTCACTCTGTGCtgaagtttccttatctataataAAATAGGGATGATAGTACTTACTTTGTAAGAGTATTGATTAGGTGAATacaatgaaaatatgaaaatgcttaaaacagtacctggcagatataaatttaaaaaaaatcattgacttcttaaacttaaaaaaaaatcatgcagtaAGCACTAGATAGGAATGTCAGATGTTGTGAAAAGCAATGTATATCCTCTATATTTACCTTAGTAGCTGTaaggtgctttttaaaaagaaatgttctgGGCAAGTTAAATAGAGGGAaaggtgaattaaaaaaaaaaaaaagcttagaaaCCATTTGTTTCTTAGAGACTTACTTTACAAATTTGCCTTTTCTTAGTACAGTTGCCTGAAGttattataaatgaagaaactgcttTAGCAGAAgttaatttaaagaagaaaagttatTTGAATATTAGAACTCATCCAGTTGCAACTTCCTTTGCTGTGTTTGATGAGTAAGTTAATCaaacttactttaaaattttctatatttaagatTAGGGTAATTGATGTTCAGCATTCTAACTCTTTAGGAAGTGCTATGGTGACCCTACATCCTAGTTTTCCCTGGACACTTGAGTTTCTACTTGTCCCTGCACAATTATTTCTAGTCAGCCTGTCTGCTTTCATAAGCATCCTGATTTGGATGATCAGTTGTGTTCACTTTACCTGTTCCTTGGTTTACTTATACCTGTGTAATGTTAATTTCCAATTCTTTCACTATAAGATTTATCTGAAGCTATCTTCAGTATTTTCCAAGGATTTTAGCACATTCAGAAATAGAAGagcagggccgggcatggtggctcatgcctgtaatcccagcactttgggaggctgaggcaggggatcacctgaggtcaggaattcaagaccagcctggccaacatgttgaaaccctgtctccactaaaaatacaaaaattagctgggtgtgatggcgtgtgcctgttaattccagctacttgggaggctgatagtatgtttagtattttaaattaaaatttgttcCATGGATTGataacttgtatttttttctttttatagcacTTTGCTTATAGTTGACCCTACTGGAGAGGAAGAACATCTGGCAACGGGAACTTTAACAATAGTAATGGATGAGGAAGGCAAACTCTGTTGTCTTCACAAACCAGGCATGTTCCCGCCACTTCAGTCCTAAACATATGTAGATGAAAACTCAGTGTGAGCCTTAAAAATTAGGGAGGGCCAAATGGAATATGGGATATTTTATTTACCTAATTTTAGTATGGTTTCTTAGCTACCTAAAATGTTCTTCCATCTTAATGGTATATgtcagtggttcttaaacttaAGACatacattagaatcacttggaggTCTTGTGAAACTAACTTGTAGATCTTGAGACTGTACCCTGATTTACATtatc of the Gorilla gorilla gorilla isolate KB3781 chromosome 14, NHGRI_mGorGor1-v2.1_pri, whole genome shotgun sequence genome contains:
- the EXOSC8 gene encoding exosome complex component RRP43 isoform X1; translation: MRRRARDLSSRPHLRISCGLSGPGIRVESAAAEQARKRGAAQAQTRGREDGGWVQKENCRPDGRELGEFRTTTVNIGSISTADGSALVKLGNTTVICGVKAEFAAPPTDAPDKGYVVPNVDLPPLCSSRFRSGPPGEEAQVASQFIADVIENSQIIQKEDLCISPGKLVWVLYCDLICLDYDGNILDACTFALLAALKNVQLPEVIINEETALAEVNLKKKSYLNIRTHPVATSFAVFDDTLLIVDPTGEEEHLATGTLTIVMDEEGKLCCLHKPGGSGLTGAKLQDCMSRAVTRHKEVKKLMDEVIKSMKPK
- the EXOSC8 gene encoding exosome complex component RRP43 isoform X2, with product MAAGFKTVEPLEYYRRFLKENCRPDGRELGEFRTTTVNIGSISTADGSALVKLGNTTVICGVKAEFAAPPTDAPDKGYVVPNVDLPPLCSSRFRSGPPGEEAQVASQFIADVIENSQIIQKEDLCISPGKLVWVLYCDLICLDYDGNILDACTFALLAALKNVQLPEVIINEETALAEVNLKKKSYLNIRTHPVATSFAVFDDTLLIVDPTGEEEHLATGTLTIVMDEEGKLCCLHKPGGSGLTGAKLQDCMSRAVTRHKEVKKLMDEVIKSMKPK